From one Lotus japonicus ecotype B-129 chromosome 3, LjGifu_v1.2 genomic stretch:
- the LOC130744312 gene encoding uncharacterized protein LOC130744312: MKTPPIVHDISDGEDSEEVPLASVDVRILKRRRASVGETPVSQKKKAKSTRVSSKSKLVDVQSKGKQKVVESSGKKAKKTTVKKKKVSRVELDSDSDVEADVLDITAFERKKFSGKRIPQDIPSIPLDNVSFHAAENAIKWKYVFQRRIAKEREIGYDVLECKEIVALITRAGLRKTVMEIGKCYDRLVKEFLVNLYDDVGNPASPEFRKVYVRGQCVNFSPAIINKALEMSVVEFVEEELSLDTISEELTGGKVTKWPAKKLLSIGYLTVKYAILNRIGVVNWIPSNHTSAVSAMLAKLIYRIGTEIHFDFGSFVFTQTLKHAETCAVKLPVSFPSLLTAIILKQHPHILGVNDVPFPRGNPITLDHRLFLEPHVLDIDLPSNRTSVPASMSASGTKSVLSELEDISKELQETIRVAAARKLKVDALIQCLKEEAGQEGEPAAAVEKEGFADNEE, encoded by the coding sequence ATGAAGACCCCTCCCATTGTTCACGATATCTCTGATGGTGAAGATTCAGAGGAAGTACCCTTGGCGAGTGTTGATGTCAGAATACTTAAAAGAAGAAGGGCATCTGTTGGAGAAACCCCTGTGAGccaaaagaagaaagcaaagtCCACTCGTGTCTCTTCAAAATCAAAACTAGTGGATGTGCAAAgcaagggaaagcaaaaggttGTGGAGTCCTCTGGCAAGAAAGCAAAGAAGACTACTgtgaaaaagaagaaggttTCTAGGGTTGaattggattcagattcggatgTTGAAGCCGATGTCCTGGACATCACGGCTTTTgagagaaagaagttttctggtaagcgcaTTCCCCAGGATATTCCTTCAATTCCACTTGATAATGTTTCTTTTCATGCTGCTGAGAATGCCATCAAATGGAAGTATGTCTTCCAGAGACGTATTGCTAAGGAAAGGGAAATTGGGTATGATGTTTTGGAATGCAAGGAGATTGTTGCTCTTATCACAAGAGCTGGTTTGAGGAAGACTGTTATGGAGATAGGCAAGTGTTATGATAGATTAGTGAAGGAGTTCCTAGTCAATTTGTATGATGATGTTGGCAATCCTGCCAGTCCTGAATTTAGAAAAGTCTATGTGAGGGGTcagtgtgtgaatttctctcctgCAATCATAAATAAAGCACTCGAGATGagtgtggttgaatttgttgaagaagaactcTCTCTGGACACCATTTCTGAAGAATTGACTGGTGGAAAGGTGACGAAATGGCCTGCCAAGAAGCTTCTCTCTATTGGATATTTGACTGTGAAGTATGCAATTTTGAATAGGATTGGAGTGGTGAATTGGATTCCCTCTAATCATACCTCTGCAGTCTCTGCTATGCTGGCCAAGTTGATATACCGTATAGGAACTGAGATTCATTTTGATTTTGGCTCTTTTGTGTTTACTCAAACCCTGAAGCATGCTGAGACTTGTGCAGTGAAGCTCCCTGTCTCTTTTCCTTCACTTCTGACTGCTATCATCCTGAAACAACATCCTCATATTCTTGGTGTGAATGATGTGCCCTTTCCCAGAGGAAATCCTATTACCTTGGATCATCGCTTATTCTTGGAacctcatgtcctggacattgatcTGCCATCCAATAGGACATCTGTGCCTGCTTCTATGTCAGCTTCTGGAACAAAGAGTGTTCTTTCTGAATTGGAAGATATTTCTAAGGAGTTGCAAGAAACCATCAGGGTTGCTGCTGCAAGGAAGCTTAAGGTGGATGCGTTGATTCAATGTCTCAAGGAGGAagctggtcaagagggtgagccTGCAGCTGCTGTTGAGAAGGAAGGATTTGCAGACAATGAAGAGTAG